In a single window of the Ignavibacteria bacterium genome:
- a CDS encoding GIY-YIG nuclease family protein, which yields MSNSYYVYILSSRRNGTIYTGVTNNLLQRMYSHKNNLLKGFTSRYGVNRLVYYEETGDIYAAIEREKEIKGWTRIKKMKLIESVNPNWKDLSQDWFK from the coding sequence ATGTCCAACTCATACTATGTTTACATCTTATCCAGCAGAAGAAATGGTACGATATACACTGGTGTAACCAACAACCTACTACAAAGGATGTATTCACATAAGAATAATTTATTGAAAGGGTTTACGTCAAGATATGGAGTAAACAGGTTGGTCTATTATGAAGAAACCGGTGATATTTATGCAGCAATTGAGAGAGAAAAAGAAATTAAAGGCTGGACTAGAATTAAAAAGATGAAGTTGATCGAATCAGTTAATCCCAACTGGAAAGATTTAAGCCAAGATTGGTTTAAATGA
- a CDS encoding DUF2851 family protein — protein MKPKLNINEDFICRIWESGDSYYKALVTDSGDDVEVIDLGKRNYDAGPDYKDAKVKIGGKLYAGDIEIHRDYKNWAEHSHPKDRRYNSVILHIVMWDSEERTPPKLRIKRSLPTVILSHHLTASIHDIWQDIISNPSPKFRLPCNDQSYKADPDVITSWLEKLAYERLSLRAGRIKNRIIELSGKSAVIPKSKAVWEQALYEFIFEALGFTKNKEQMMKLASNLPLKLFDKHSNKNVTAIQAMLFGAGGLLFDVRVKEGYIDEIKNVWRELEPKLKVPLMERSMWNFFGQRPQNFPTIRLAYGSQIVYKLLYKDMFRSIINIFNNPGFSVKNAYPQLQDLLHPGIDDYWKSHYDLGKRSAGEKVLAGKQRIGDMIINVILPTALLYADEFNKPLIKENALNIYTRHRVKTDNNITRILSSQLLGDKDIRLNSPSMEQGAIQLYNFYCTRENCGKCEIGKQVFEKKGYDYRIIYY, from the coding sequence TTGAAACCCAAACTAAACATCAATGAAGATTTTATCTGCCGCATCTGGGAAAGCGGCGATTCCTATTATAAAGCCCTTGTAACTGATTCCGGCGACGATGTTGAAGTAATTGACCTAGGCAAACGCAACTATGATGCAGGTCCTGATTACAAAGATGCAAAAGTCAAAATCGGCGGCAAACTGTATGCAGGGGATATTGAAATTCACCGTGATTATAAAAACTGGGCTGAGCACTCCCACCCCAAAGACCGCAGGTATAACTCCGTTATACTGCATATAGTAATGTGGGATTCCGAAGAGCGCACACCTCCAAAGCTCCGGATAAAACGCAGCCTTCCGACAGTAATACTTTCTCATCATTTAACAGCCTCGATACATGATATCTGGCAGGATATCATATCAAATCCTTCTCCCAAATTCCGTTTGCCTTGTAATGACCAAAGTTATAAAGCAGATCCGGATGTTATCACTAGTTGGCTCGAAAAGCTTGCTTATGAAAGGCTATCTCTTAGAGCAGGCAGAATAAAAAACCGGATAATTGAGCTTTCCGGGAAATCTGCAGTAATACCAAAAAGTAAAGCAGTTTGGGAACAGGCTTTGTATGAGTTCATTTTTGAAGCATTGGGCTTTACTAAAAATAAAGAACAGATGATGAAGCTGGCTTCAAATCTGCCTTTGAAATTATTTGATAAACATTCAAATAAAAATGTAACAGCAATTCAGGCAATGCTTTTTGGCGCAGGCGGCTTATTGTTTGATGTGCGTGTGAAAGAGGGCTATATTGATGAGATCAAGAATGTTTGGAGGGAATTAGAGCCAAAACTTAAAGTACCTTTAATGGAGCGCAGTATGTGGAATTTTTTTGGCCAGCGCCCGCAGAACTTTCCAACAATAAGACTCGCTTATGGCTCGCAAATTGTTTACAAGCTGCTTTACAAAGATATGTTCAGAAGTATTATCAATATTTTCAACAATCCCGGGTTCAGCGTAAAGAACGCTTATCCACAATTACAGGATTTACTGCATCCGGGAATTGATGATTACTGGAAATCACATTATGACCTGGGAAAAAGATCAGCAGGTGAAAAGGTACTGGCAGGAAAACAGAGGATCGGTGATATGATCATAAATGTAATTTTGCCAACAGCGTTGCTGTATGCTGATGAATTTAATAAACCTTTAATAAAAGAAAATGCTTTGAATATCTATACCCGGCACAGGGTTAAAACTGATAACAATATCACCAGAATTTTATCTTCTCAGCTTCTTGGTGATAAGGACATTCGGCTTAATTCGCCTTCAATGGAGCAGGGCGCAATTCAGCTTTACAATTTTTACTGCACCCGTGAAAATTGCGGGAAGTGTGAAATAGGCAAGCAGGTATTTGAAAAGAAAGGGTATGATTACAGGATAATTTATTATTAA
- the pyrF gene encoding orotidine-5'-phosphate decarboxylase, which produces MHFSKKFKGALRESNSHLVVGLDSDITKIPEFLKTEVNPIAAFNNLVVEATKEFACGYKLNIAFYERDTDRGFAAIRSTLAAIPENLITIADAKRGDIENTTELYAQAFFDELNFDSITVQPYMGQDSARPFLRRKNKFVWILALTSNYGANDFQFLKVNNKPLWEVVVEKALSWNDHKTGFVFGASHTKEIAKMTKNFPEVPLLIPGIGAQKGSLEKTINSLNHSLFVINQSRSIIYAAPKAETAEEFKAIVGEAAMKARDEINGFLMMKK; this is translated from the coding sequence TTGCACTTTTCCAAAAAATTTAAAGGGGCTTTAAGAGAATCAAACTCACATTTGGTTGTTGGACTCGATTCTGATATCACAAAGATCCCCGAATTCCTCAAAACAGAAGTGAATCCGATTGCCGCATTCAACAACCTGGTTGTTGAAGCTACAAAAGAATTTGCCTGCGGATATAAGCTTAACATTGCTTTCTATGAGCGGGATACTGACCGCGGATTTGCTGCAATCCGCTCAACTCTTGCGGCAATTCCGGAAAACCTCATAACTATCGCAGATGCCAAGCGCGGTGATATTGAAAACACTACCGAGCTTTACGCTCAAGCCTTTTTTGATGAGCTGAACTTTGATTCCATTACAGTACAGCCATATATGGGACAGGATTCAGCCAGGCCATTTCTGCGCCGAAAGAACAAGTTCGTATGGATACTTGCGCTCACTTCTAATTACGGCGCTAATGATTTCCAGTTCCTTAAGGTAAACAATAAGCCGCTTTGGGAAGTTGTGGTTGAAAAAGCGCTTTCCTGGAATGACCACAAAACAGGTTTTGTGTTCGGCGCAAGCCATACCAAGGAAATTGCCAAGATGACGAAGAATTTCCCCGAAGTTCCGCTGCTTATTCCCGGTATTGGAGCGCAGAAAGGCTCACTTGAAAAAACCATTAATTCACTGAACCATTCTTTATTTGTAATTAACCAAAGCCGTTCGATAATATACGCTGCGCCAAAGGCGGAAACCGCCGAGGAGTTTAAAGCCATTGTTGGCGAAGCCGCTATGAAAGCCCGCGACGAAATTAACGGCTTTTTAATGATGAAGAAGTAG
- the rodA gene encoding rod shape-determining protein RodA codes for MQAKIFERFNFVVFISAFALISIGLVAIYSATFGNELVSGNFTKQLVSACIGVVVVLAIMYTPPKYLAMSSYIVYGLVLILLIAVIFLGKKIKGQTSWFSVAGFGVQPSEFAKVAVVLALAYFLSNKNKEADVTKLRDFMYAVAICLVPVALIMLQPDMGTTLVFLFLLLPVLYWAGMPNYIMFFIVAPAITAICAFLGTWYFVAAIVFIIAMMMVFKKNILISAVVVCIAIASGFSVNMIYSKLQPYQQKRIQSMFDPESDPLGAGYNVIQSKIAIGSGGLTGKGFLQGTQTQLKYIPEQWTDFIFCMVGEEFGFVGSIAVVLLFLILIWQTIHIAFICKNQFLSICCIGFATIFSFHILINLGMIMGIMPVIGIPLPFMSYGVSFLLSNLIMLGIILNAYRNRKDYV; via the coding sequence ATGCAGGCAAAGATTTTTGAAAGGTTCAATTTCGTAGTTTTCATTTCGGCATTTGCGCTCATAAGCATCGGCCTCGTTGCTATTTACAGCGCAACTTTCGGCAATGAGCTTGTTTCCGGTAACTTTACCAAACAGCTTGTTTCAGCATGCATTGGCGTTGTTGTTGTGCTTGCAATAATGTACACGCCGCCCAAATATCTTGCTATGTCTTCCTATATTGTTTACGGCCTTGTATTGATACTGCTTATTGCCGTTATTTTCCTTGGGAAAAAGATCAAAGGGCAGACAAGCTGGTTCAGCGTAGCGGGATTTGGTGTGCAGCCTTCTGAATTTGCCAAAGTTGCAGTTGTTTTGGCGCTTGCTTACTTTCTCTCTAACAAGAACAAAGAAGCTGATGTAACCAAGCTTCGTGATTTTATGTATGCAGTGGCAATATGCCTTGTGCCTGTAGCGCTTATCATGCTGCAGCCGGATATGGGTACAACCCTGGTATTTCTCTTCCTGCTTCTGCCGGTTCTATACTGGGCTGGTATGCCGAATTATATAATGTTCTTTATCGTAGCGCCAGCTATTACTGCTATTTGCGCATTCCTTGGTACGTGGTATTTTGTCGCAGCAATTGTATTTATTATAGCTATGATGATGGTTTTCAAGAAAAATATCCTTATCTCTGCAGTAGTGGTATGTATAGCCATAGCTTCGGGCTTTTCTGTTAATATGATATACAGCAAGCTTCAGCCCTACCAGCAAAAGCGCATTCAAAGCATGTTTGACCCTGAATCAGATCCTTTAGGCGCCGGTTATAACGTTATCCAGTCTAAAATTGCTATCGGTTCAGGCGGATTGACAGGTAAGGGATTCCTGCAGGGTACGCAGACCCAGCTTAAATATATTCCTGAACAGTGGACAGATTTCATTTTCTGCATGGTTGGAGAGGAGTTCGGGTTCGTTGGCTCTATTGCTGTTGTCCTGCTCTTCCTGATCTTAATTTGGCAAACAATACATATTGCATTTATTTGCAAAAATCAGTTCTTAAGTATTTGCTGTATCGGATTTGCAACTATTTTCTCGTTCCATATATTAATTAATCTGGGAATGATAATGGGTATTATGCCCGTTATCGGGATTCCCTTGCCATTTATGAGCTATGGTGTTTCATTTTTACTTAGCAATCTGATAATGCTTGGTATTATATTGAATGCGTACCGTAACCGTAAAGATTATGTTTAG